In Mycteria americana isolate JAX WOST 10 ecotype Jacksonville Zoo and Gardens chromosome 3, USCA_MyAme_1.0, whole genome shotgun sequence, a single genomic region encodes these proteins:
- the RSAD2 gene encoding S-adenosylmethionine-dependent nucleotide dehydratase RSAD2, translated as MHLGVLRRLPLALARAVLAALRGRLGALCWSLAPLSLPLPGWRRVSAPSPAPAGSRREREWDEASLTPTSVNYHFTRQCNYKCGFCFHTAKTSFVLPLEEAKRGLAMLKEAGMEKINFSGGEPFLPDRGEFVGKLVQFCKQELELPSVTIVSNGSLIRERWFKKYGEYLDILAISCDSFDENVNVLIGRGQGKKNHVENLHKLRQWCREYAVAFKINSVINRFNVEEDMNEQIKALSPVRWKVFQCLLIEGENCGEDALREAEKFVISDEDFEQFLDRHKDVSCLVPESNQKMRDSYLILDEYMRFLNCRNGRKEPSRSILDVGVEAAIKFSGFDEKMFLQRGGKYVWSKADMKLDW; from the exons atgCACCTGGGCGTGCTGCGGCGCCTGCCGCTGGCGCTGGCGCGGGCGGTGCTGGCGGCGCTGCGCGGGCGGCTGGGCGCGCTGTGCTGGAGCCTGgcccccctctccctgcccctgcccggctggcggcgggtctcggcccccagccccgccccggcgggcTCCCGGCGGGAGCGGGAGTGGGACGAGGCGTCCCTGACGCCCACCAGCGTGAATTACCACTTCACCCGGCAGTGCAACTACAAGTGCGGCTTCTGCTTCCACACGGCCAAGACCTCCTTCGTGCTGCCCCTGGAGGAGGCCAAGCGGGGGCTGGCGATGCTCAAGGAGGCGG gaatggagaaaataaatttctcGGGAGGAGAACCGTTTCTTCCGGACAGAGGCGAATTCGTGGGCAAACTGGTCCAGTTTTGCAAGCAGGAGTTGGAGCTACCAAGTGTCACCATTGTTAGCAACGGCAGCCTGATTAGAGAACGGTGGTTCAAGAAGTACG gTGAATATTTAGACATTCTGGCAATTTCATGTGATAGCTTTGATGAGAATGTCAACGTTTTAATTGGCCGTGGTCAAGGAAAGAAGAACCACGTGGAAAATCTGCATAAACTGAGACAGTGGTGCCGAGAGTATGCCGTCgctttcaaaataaattcagtgatCAACAGGTTTAATGTTGAGGAAGATATGAATGAGCAGATCAAGGCACTCAGCCCTGTGCGCTGGAAG GTATTCCAGTGCCTGCTCATCGAAGGGGAGAACTGTGGTGAGGATGCcctgagagaagcagagaaattTGTTATCAGTGATGAAGACTTTGAACAATTCCTGGATCGCCACAAAGATGTCTCCTGTTTGGTACCGGAGTCTAATCAGAAG ATGAGGGATTCATACCTCATTCTGGATGAATAC ATGCGTTTTCTAAACTGTAGAAATGGACGGAAAGAACCTTCCAGGTCTATCTTAGATGTTGGCGTAGAAGCAGCTATAAAATTCAGTGGATTTGATGAGAAGATGTTCCTACAAAGAGGAGGAAAGTATGTGTGGAGTAAAGCAGACATGAAACTGGACTGGTAA